From Vreelandella neptunia, the proteins below share one genomic window:
- the nfuA gene encoding Fe-S biogenesis protein NfuA, translating to MTTTSEKDTSVDTQGIDITTSAQEYLAELLEKQNVEGIAVRIFITQPGTPYAETCLAYCRPGEEEPTDVLLELEKINVFLDKNSLAFLEEAVVDFNADRMGGQLTIKAPNAKMPKVNADSPLEDRINYVLYSEINPGLAAHGGEIKLVELTEQQYAVLAFGGGCQGCAAVDLTLKDGVEKTLMERIPELAGIRDVTDHSDTTNAYYR from the coding sequence ATGACCACGACTAGCGAAAAAGACACCAGTGTCGATACCCAAGGTATTGATATTACCACCAGTGCGCAAGAATACTTGGCAGAACTGCTGGAAAAGCAGAACGTTGAGGGTATTGCGGTACGCATTTTCATTACCCAGCCGGGCACACCCTACGCGGAAACGTGTCTAGCCTACTGCCGTCCCGGCGAAGAAGAGCCTACCGATGTGCTGCTTGAACTCGAGAAAATCAACGTCTTTCTCGATAAAAACAGTCTGGCGTTTTTGGAAGAGGCTGTGGTGGATTTCAACGCCGACCGCATGGGTGGCCAGCTAACCATCAAAGCGCCCAACGCCAAGATGCCCAAGGTCAATGCGGATAGCCCGCTGGAAGACCGTATCAATTACGTGCTTTACAGCGAGATTAATCCTGGGCTGGCAGCTCATGGCGGCGAAATCAAACTGGTTGAGCTCACCGAACAGCAGTACGCCGTTCTCGCCTTTGGCGGTGGCTGCCAGGGCTGTGCCGCAGTCGACTTAACTCTGAAAGATGGCGTTGAGAAAACCCTGATGGAGCGCATTCCAGAGCTTGCCGGTATTCGCGACGTTACCGATCACAGCGATACCACTAACGCCTACTACCGCTAA
- a CDS encoding DNA-binding protein: protein MARNGIQYSDVQQAIDALLARGDTPSVQRIRDVLGTGSFTTISDHFRLWRSEREQNRDVPPPKGVPEVVVTMASELWREAQEVANQALLHYREDANRQVADAQQLAEDAKQQAANAEQRESALAEHLRHMEQRMEALNRELAASQTSEHHWHQKAETAQEEVTQLKQVQQQLESQAGEQRKTHSNALSEQQAAWEQRLAQEEQRHEAAEGRLMAMLDSAQQARAQEEKTFQKRLQQSEQRIEALSQELKAKQQALHTLQLEASQREQQLGEQTQQITSLEKQQQVLTEQLDEAKAALDRQAQQHAEREAALQQAWQEKLWSRMEALQTQLTALPDALSKHNSKPGQ from the coding sequence ATGGCCCGCAACGGCATTCAGTACAGCGATGTTCAACAAGCCATTGATGCCCTGCTGGCCCGGGGCGATACGCCCAGCGTGCAGCGTATTCGCGATGTGCTGGGTACCGGCAGCTTCACGACGATTAGTGATCACTTCCGCTTGTGGCGCAGCGAGCGGGAGCAGAATCGTGACGTGCCGCCGCCCAAGGGAGTGCCGGAAGTCGTGGTGACCATGGCCAGCGAGCTATGGCGCGAGGCCCAGGAGGTAGCGAATCAAGCGCTGCTTCACTATCGCGAAGATGCCAATCGCCAGGTTGCAGATGCGCAGCAGCTCGCCGAAGATGCAAAACAGCAAGCCGCTAACGCCGAGCAGCGTGAAAGCGCCCTCGCCGAGCACTTACGTCATATGGAGCAGCGCATGGAAGCGTTAAACCGGGAATTGGCCGCTAGCCAAACCAGCGAACATCACTGGCATCAAAAAGCTGAAACAGCGCAAGAAGAAGTAACTCAACTGAAGCAGGTACAGCAGCAGTTAGAGAGCCAGGCTGGCGAACAGCGCAAAACACATAGCAACGCCCTCAGCGAGCAACAGGCAGCGTGGGAGCAGCGGTTAGCACAAGAGGAGCAGCGTCATGAGGCAGCTGAAGGAAGGCTAATGGCGATGCTGGATAGCGCTCAGCAGGCGCGCGCCCAGGAAGAGAAGACTTTCCAAAAACGTCTGCAGCAGTCTGAGCAGCGTATTGAGGCATTGAGTCAGGAGCTAAAGGCAAAGCAGCAGGCCCTGCACACTCTGCAGCTGGAGGCTAGCCAGCGCGAACAACAGCTTGGTGAGCAGACACAGCAAATTACATCGCTGGAGAAGCAGCAACAAGTGTTAACCGAGCAGCTAGATGAGGCGAAGGCAGCATTAGATCGCCAAGCCCAGCAGCATGCCGAGCGCGAAGCTGCGCTACAGCAAGCGTGGCAAGAGAAGCTTTGGAGCCGCATGGAAGCGCTGCAAACACAGCTAACGGCGCTACCCGATGCGCTTTCAAAACACAACAGTAAGCCAGGCCAGTAA
- a CDS encoding tyrosine-type recombinase/integrase: MANEVITPTGQLQILKESPSGGRISAQNDAQAVTAWLEEYVDSPQTWKAYRREAERLLLWLASQGQTLADINRETLRRFEAFLADPQPSEQWVGPSKSRTHPSWRPFRGGLSPASRRQSLVILQGMFAWLVEAGWVNHNPFRLMRDKSRRLNNQTQRVERYLESGLWAWLWEWLNSPLEAGEGSRAHFEHARRRFIFGFAYLLAPRISEIADARMGDFQRSEGRWWWHVVGKGNKMARIPLPDDMLDCLRQWRHALGLSDYPEQFEAEAPVLRALDGQRGLGHNQLYRLICATFQQAAQTLKDNDGAQEHIAALSQATPHWLRHTSITHQAQSGISLRHLAESARHARLDTTSRYLHTEDNEWHREQQRHRLTVSGHNLPQDSFEPL; this comes from the coding sequence ATGGCAAACGAAGTTATTACACCCACGGGTCAACTACAGATATTGAAAGAGTCGCCGAGTGGCGGGCGTATTAGCGCCCAAAACGATGCCCAGGCAGTGACCGCATGGCTTGAAGAGTACGTGGATAGTCCACAAACCTGGAAAGCATACCGACGTGAGGCGGAGCGGCTGCTGCTCTGGCTCGCTAGCCAAGGGCAAACGCTGGCCGATATCAATCGCGAAACCCTGCGCCGCTTTGAAGCCTTTCTCGCCGACCCACAGCCAAGCGAGCAGTGGGTAGGGCCCTCTAAATCTCGTACGCACCCGTCATGGCGGCCATTTCGTGGCGGTTTATCGCCCGCCAGCCGACGCCAAAGCTTGGTGATACTGCAAGGGATGTTTGCCTGGCTGGTAGAAGCAGGCTGGGTTAACCACAATCCGTTTCGCTTGATGCGCGATAAATCACGGCGCCTGAATAATCAAACACAGCGTGTCGAGCGCTATTTGGAAAGTGGCTTATGGGCGTGGTTGTGGGAGTGGCTGAATAGCCCGCTAGAGGCTGGGGAGGGCAGCCGTGCCCATTTTGAACATGCACGACGGCGCTTTATCTTTGGTTTTGCCTATTTGCTGGCACCGCGCATTAGCGAGATAGCCGATGCGCGTATGGGGGATTTCCAGCGCAGCGAAGGGCGCTGGTGGTGGCATGTGGTGGGCAAGGGAAACAAGATGGCACGCATTCCGCTGCCTGACGATATGCTGGACTGTTTGCGCCAGTGGCGCCATGCGCTGGGATTGTCTGACTACCCTGAGCAGTTTGAAGCTGAAGCACCGGTTCTTCGCGCTCTGGATGGACAGCGTGGCCTGGGCCATAACCAGCTTTATCGGCTTATTTGCGCAACGTTTCAGCAGGCGGCTCAAACACTTAAAGATAACGATGGCGCACAGGAACATATTGCTGCACTTAGCCAGGCAACGCCGCACTGGTTACGGCACACATCGATTACCCACCAGGCGCAATCGGGCATCAGTCTGCGCCATCTGGCCGAAAGCGCCCGTCACGCGCGTCTCGATACCACCTCACGTTATCTCCATACTGAAGACAACGAGTGGCATCGCGAACAACAGCGCCATCGATTGACTGTTTCAGGACACAACCTCCCTCAAGACTCCTTCGAGCCGTTATAA
- a CDS encoding SufE family protein: protein MSTSGAEQAQQELIEDFEIFDNWMDRYQYIIDMGKQLPDFPEEWKIEEFKIQGCQSNVWMRHEEEGDKLVFKATSDAAIVSGLIAVLLRIYSERTAAEIRATEPHFLTDLGLDKHLSPTRSNGLHAMLEKIYAVAQQK from the coding sequence ATGAGCACTTCCGGCGCCGAACAGGCCCAGCAAGAGCTGATCGAAGATTTCGAGATATTCGACAACTGGATGGATCGTTACCAGTACATTATCGATATGGGTAAGCAGCTGCCTGACTTTCCAGAAGAGTGGAAGATCGAGGAATTTAAAATTCAGGGCTGCCAGTCAAACGTTTGGATGCGCCATGAGGAGGAGGGCGATAAGCTGGTTTTCAAGGCAACTTCTGATGCCGCCATCGTATCCGGCCTGATTGCCGTGTTGCTGCGCATTTACAGCGAGCGCACAGCCGCTGAGATCCGTGCTACCGAACCGCACTTTTTGACAGACTTGGGATTGGATAAGCACCTTTCTCCAACGCGAAGCAACGGTCTGCATGCCATGCTGGAGAAGATCTACGCGGTAGCGCAGCAGAAATAG
- the yidD gene encoding membrane protein insertion efficiency factor YidD, which produces MTRLISALRSGSRWVLMKVMIGCVRVYQYTLSPLLGPRCRFWPSCSSYTIEAIQVHGPIKGGWMAVKRIVKCHPGNPGGMDPVPGGRSEQLCREDDEKASPPSCRDHHPR; this is translated from the coding sequence ATGACTCGTTTAATATCAGCCCTGCGTTCAGGTTCGCGCTGGGTATTGATGAAGGTGATGATTGGCTGCGTTAGAGTCTATCAATATACGCTCAGCCCCCTTTTAGGCCCGCGCTGCCGCTTCTGGCCGAGCTGTTCGTCCTACACGATTGAAGCGATTCAGGTGCATGGGCCAATAAAGGGCGGCTGGATGGCCGTTAAGCGGATCGTTAAGTGCCACCCAGGCAATCCTGGCGGCATGGATCCAGTGCCCGGTGGCCGCAGCGAACAGCTTTGTCGCGAGGATGATGAAAAGGCATCCCCGCCCTCTTGCCGTGATCATCACCCTCGCTAG
- the hisI gene encoding phosphoribosyl-AMP cyclohydrolase: protein MSRFDHVAPDALFKQLERATPEDSLPAVTTLLAAVRFNADGLIPAIAQQHDTNEVLMMAWMNREALEETLTTQRVCYYSRSRGKLWRKGESSGQQQQLVSAALDCDGDTLLLQVEQTGPACHTGRRSCFYIAVDGEQASITSNPLIDPDDLYGKKS from the coding sequence ATGTCCCGTTTTGATCACGTCGCGCCGGATGCGCTGTTTAAGCAACTAGAGCGAGCCACCCCCGAAGATAGTCTACCCGCTGTGACTACCCTGCTGGCCGCGGTGCGTTTTAATGCTGATGGTTTGATCCCTGCCATTGCACAGCAGCACGATACTAACGAAGTGTTGATGATGGCCTGGATGAACCGCGAGGCGCTGGAGGAGACGTTAACCACCCAGCGTGTTTGCTACTATTCACGATCGCGGGGAAAACTATGGCGTAAGGGAGAGTCGTCGGGCCAGCAGCAGCAGCTTGTCTCTGCTGCGTTGGATTGCGATGGCGATACGCTGTTGTTGCAAGTCGAACAAACGGGGCCTGCTTGCCACACCGGGCGGCGCAGCTGTTTCTATATTGCCGTGGATGGAGAGCAGGCCTCAATTACCAGTAATCCGCTGATTGATCCTGACGACCTGTACGGCAAAAAATCCTAG
- a CDS encoding transcriptional repressor, with amino-acid sequence MTQASTLLQQAESQCHIRGVRFTPIRRRVLEMIAENGGGLKAYDLLDKLSTEHAAARPPTVYRALEFLIDQGLVHRIESQNSYVACACPEHAHGFQLLICRHCGYVEELHLDEISDQLAALAKRQGFNVERQTIELQGLCQDCRTASE; translated from the coding sequence ATGACCCAAGCGAGTACACTACTACAGCAGGCGGAGTCTCAGTGCCATATCCGCGGCGTTCGTTTCACTCCTATTCGCCGACGCGTGCTGGAGATGATCGCCGAAAATGGCGGCGGGCTAAAAGCCTATGACCTGCTCGATAAGCTCTCTACCGAGCATGCGGCCGCGCGACCCCCAACGGTTTATCGAGCGCTGGAGTTCTTGATTGATCAAGGTTTGGTGCATCGTATTGAGTCGCAGAACTCCTATGTGGCCTGCGCCTGCCCAGAGCATGCCCATGGTTTTCAACTACTGATTTGCCGGCACTGCGGTTATGTCGAAGAGTTGCACTTGGACGAAATCAGCGATCAACTGGCGGCACTGGCAAAACGCCAGGGCTTCAATGTTGAGCGCCAAACCATTGAGCTTCAAGGGCTTTGTCAGGATTGTCGAACAGCTAGCGAGTAA
- a CDS encoding alpha-L-glutamate ligase-like protein, whose amino-acid sequence MSWLKNWTWPTRLRDKGIIGMNRRNIRYIGRYNSRRLYPLVDDKLKTKLLAQQYGITTPELIGTVTTQFGVKHIGAMLTGHAGFVIKPAKGSGGKGILVIEKVEDNAFIKPSGAKLSLTDIERHVSNILSGLYSLGGSPDVAVIETLINFDESLMDYTYEGVPDIRVIVFKGYPVMAMMRLSTAASDGKANLHQGAVGVGLNIATGAALRAVQFDRPCFSHPDTGHDLASLVVPQWETLLNLAAGCYEMTGLGYLGTDMVLDRKYGPMLLELNARPGLAIQMTNGEGLRRRLDLIERQPDGVPAKQRVAFAQHHFARQSELVDSESVETSDTSSTGA is encoded by the coding sequence ATGAGTTGGCTGAAGAATTGGACGTGGCCCACGCGCTTGCGGGATAAAGGCATTATCGGCATGAATCGGCGTAATATTCGCTATATTGGCCGATATAATAGCCGCCGTCTCTATCCCCTTGTCGATGACAAGCTTAAAACCAAGCTACTGGCTCAGCAGTATGGGATTACCACACCCGAGCTGATTGGCACCGTTACAACCCAATTTGGCGTTAAGCATATTGGCGCCATGCTCACTGGGCACGCAGGCTTCGTCATCAAGCCTGCCAAGGGAAGCGGCGGCAAGGGCATTCTGGTGATTGAAAAGGTCGAAGATAACGCCTTTATCAAGCCTAGCGGTGCCAAGCTCTCTCTTACCGATATTGAGCGGCATGTATCGAATATTCTGTCCGGGCTCTACTCATTGGGTGGCTCGCCGGATGTGGCGGTGATTGAAACGCTGATTAATTTCGATGAAAGCCTGATGGATTACACCTATGAAGGGGTTCCTGATATCCGGGTTATCGTCTTCAAGGGCTATCCCGTTATGGCCATGATGCGTCTCTCTACCGCCGCGTCCGACGGCAAGGCTAATTTGCACCAAGGGGCGGTAGGCGTTGGCTTAAACATCGCCACCGGAGCTGCACTGCGTGCCGTTCAGTTTGATCGGCCCTGCTTTAGCCATCCGGATACGGGGCATGATTTGGCAAGCCTGGTCGTTCCCCAGTGGGAAACGCTGCTTAACTTGGCGGCGGGTTGTTATGAGATGACTGGTTTAGGCTACCTGGGAACCGATATGGTGCTTGACCGCAAATACGGGCCGATGCTGCTAGAGCTCAACGCTAGACCTGGTTTGGCTATTCAAATGACCAATGGCGAAGGTTTGCGCCGTCGTCTTGATCTGATTGAGCGTCAACCCGATGGAGTGCCTGCAAAACAACGAGTAGCCTTTGCTCAGCACCATTTTGCGCGACAAAGTGAGCTGGTAGACAGCGAATCGGTAGAAACCTCTGACACCTCTTCCACCGGCGCGTAG